From Thermoflavifilum aggregans, a single genomic window includes:
- a CDS encoding alpha-amylase family glycosyl hydrolase has protein sequence MKQVYTFLLCFLFIVPLRGQLLSTYPAFPTEQSSHLQITADAHFGNQGLLNYTPVTDVYVHIGVITNKSTSSSDWRYVHSQWGTTNVAYQCTYAGNSRWTYTISGDLRSYFGITDTSEHILKIAILFRNGSGSQALRNADGSDMYIPVYDTGFHVRFSYPYRQPKYGPVPEPLNLNQGDTLPVQAVASHSGNLSLWYNGREVDSTLSDSLSSRVVLADSGNQMLVVKGLYGSQPSADTFSFYIAPPTTTLPLPSGVSEGINYEPGDTSVVLVLYAPRKHHIVVIGDFNNWQQLPAYQMHQTPDSNYFWIRITGLTPQQPYAYQYVIDDTIKVADYNAHLILDPDYDPAIPASVYPNLKPYPTGKTSGIVSVLETGEPAYVWHDSGFRRPDQHNLIIYELLVRDFIAAHDWQTLKDTLGYLKRLGVNAIEVMPFTEFEGNDSWGYNPDFFFAPDKYYGTATALKQFIDACHQQGMAVIMDLVLNHAFGQCPMVQMYWDKALQRPAADNPWFNPVPTHPFNVGYQFNHESPATKIFTYRVMQYWLTEYHLDGFRFDLAKGFTQKRSCDSTGNNCNVALWNAYDSSRVAIWDTIYSQLQQISPGSYCILEMFADNSEEKVYAAQGMMLWGNLNDAFNQATMGYGSPSPSGNTWDFSWGLYTARGWSQPNLVTYQESHDEERLMYKNEQYGNSSGSYNTKDTATGLKRNAMATAFWAMMPGPKMLWEFGELGYDYSINTCTNGTVDPSGACRLADKPIRWDYLQDKRRQGLFQVYQRLFRLRQMPAYTSTFTQGQVQYNLSGAVKTMVLTGDSLDVVVVGNFDVVPHGATVNFPHAGTWYDYVSLQNSPDSAFQLQQTGLTIALSPGEYHVFVDRNVDQISDTTQQKSPVWLPGTGSSMALKVFPNPASRQQTIQFNYYLPDNDYILLRVVNARGEVVATLYNGFQYAGNYVISWPFGNVRSAEGGLYFVELSARQLGMVTQKLIIP, from the coding sequence ATGAAGCAGGTTTACACATTTTTGTTATGTTTCCTATTCATCGTCCCTCTAAGGGGTCAGTTATTATCTACCTATCCTGCCTTCCCCACTGAGCAAAGTTCCCATCTGCAAATCACGGCGGATGCACATTTCGGTAATCAGGGGTTATTGAATTACACACCTGTTACGGATGTATATGTACATATCGGGGTTATTACCAACAAAAGCACCAGTTCGTCTGACTGGCGGTATGTACACTCCCAGTGGGGCACTACGAATGTGGCTTACCAATGTACGTATGCGGGTAACAGCCGATGGACTTACACAATTTCCGGGGACTTGCGAAGCTATTTCGGCATTACGGATACCAGCGAACATATTTTGAAGATTGCCATTCTGTTCCGCAACGGAAGTGGTTCTCAGGCTTTGCGCAATGCCGATGGCAGCGATATGTATATTCCGGTATATGATACGGGTTTCCATGTGCGTTTCAGTTATCCGTATCGTCAACCGAAGTATGGACCTGTTCCGGAACCACTGAATCTGAACCAGGGAGATACGCTACCTGTGCAGGCTGTAGCCAGCCATAGTGGGAATCTGAGCCTGTGGTACAATGGTAGGGAAGTGGATAGTACGTTGTCCGACAGTCTTTCCAGCCGGGTTGTGCTGGCAGATTCAGGCAATCAGATGCTGGTTGTAAAGGGTCTGTATGGTTCACAGCCATCGGCTGATACCTTCAGCTTTTATATTGCACCACCCACCACCACCCTGCCCTTGCCATCAGGTGTTTCAGAAGGCATAAACTATGAACCTGGCGACACTTCGGTAGTGCTGGTGCTGTATGCGCCCCGCAAGCACCATATTGTGGTAATAGGTGATTTCAATAACTGGCAGCAATTGCCAGCCTATCAGATGCACCAGACGCCTGACAGCAACTATTTCTGGATTCGCATCACGGGGCTTACACCCCAGCAGCCGTATGCCTATCAGTATGTGATTGATGATACCATCAAAGTGGCCGATTACAACGCACATCTGATTCTGGATCCTGATTACGATCCGGCCATTCCCGCTTCAGTATATCCCAACCTAAAACCCTATCCCACGGGCAAAACCAGCGGAATCGTAAGTGTGCTAGAGACTGGTGAGCCAGCTTATGTATGGCATGATAGCGGATTCCGGCGACCCGATCAGCACAATTTAATTATCTATGAATTGCTGGTACGCGATTTCATTGCTGCACACGACTGGCAAACTTTGAAAGATACACTTGGCTACCTGAAGCGGCTGGGCGTGAATGCCATAGAAGTAATGCCTTTCACGGAGTTTGAAGGGAATGACAGCTGGGGCTATAATCCGGATTTCTTTTTTGCACCCGATAAATATTATGGCACTGCCACTGCCCTCAAACAGTTTATTGATGCCTGCCATCAACAGGGTATGGCGGTGATCATGGATCTGGTATTGAATCACGCGTTTGGGCAATGTCCCATGGTGCAGATGTACTGGGACAAAGCCCTGCAGCGGCCTGCAGCAGATAATCCCTGGTTCAATCCCGTACCAACCCATCCTTTCAACGTGGGATATCAGTTCAATCATGAAAGCCCGGCCACCAAAATATTCACCTATCGGGTTATGCAATACTGGCTTACGGAATATCACCTGGACGGATTCCGGTTTGATCTGGCCAAAGGATTTACCCAAAAACGGTCGTGCGACAGCACGGGAAACAACTGCAATGTGGCACTCTGGAACGCTTATGATTCCTCACGGGTGGCCATCTGGGATACTATTTACAGCCAGCTGCAGCAGATTTCGCCCGGCAGTTATTGTATCCTGGAAATGTTTGCCGACAATAGCGAAGAAAAAGTATATGCTGCACAGGGCATGATGCTCTGGGGTAATCTGAATGATGCTTTTAATCAGGCCACCATGGGCTATGGCTCGCCATCACCCTCCGGTAATACCTGGGATTTCAGCTGGGGTTTGTATACTGCCCGGGGCTGGTCGCAGCCCAATCTGGTCACCTATCAGGAAAGCCACGATGAAGAAAGACTGATGTATAAAAATGAACAGTATGGCAATAGCAGCGGATCATATAACACCAAGGATACGGCCACGGGTCTGAAACGCAATGCTATGGCCACGGCATTCTGGGCTATGATGCCAGGTCCCAAAATGTTGTGGGAATTTGGAGAGCTGGGATATGATTATTCCATCAACACCTGCACCAACGGCACGGTAGATCCCAGCGGAGCCTGCCGCCTGGCCGATAAGCCCATACGTTGGGATTACCTGCAGGATAAGCGCCGGCAAGGTTTGTTTCAAGTATATCAGCGCCTGTTTCGCCTGCGGCAGATGCCGGCTTATACATCCACCTTCACGCAGGGGCAGGTGCAATATAACCTGAGTGGGGCAGTAAAAACCATGGTGCTCACCGGCGATTCGCTGGATGTGGTAGTGGTGGGTAATTTTGATGTAGTGCCTCATGGAGCCACGGTCAATTTCCCGCATGCGGGAACCTGGTATGATTATGTCTCCCTGCAGAACTCACCGGATAGCGCTTTTCAGTTGCAGCAGACAGGCCTTACCATTGCTCTTTCACCCGGTGAATATCATGTGTTTGTAGATCGGAATGTGGACCAGATATCCGATACCACGCAGCAGAAATCACCCGTATGGTTGCCAGGCACGGGCAGCAGCATGGCATTGAAAGTCTTTCCCAATCCGGCATCCCGGCAACAAACCATTCAATTCAATTATTATCTGCCCGATAATGACTATATCCTGCTTCGCGTGGTAAATGCTCGGGGCGAAGTGGTGGCTACCCTATACAATGGATTTCAGTATGCCGGGAATTATGTAATCAGCTGGCCTTTTGGAAATGTGCGCAGTGCAGAAGGCGGATTGTATTTCGTAGAGCTATCAGCCCGTCAATTGGGAATGGTAACCCAGAAACTGATTATTCCTTAA
- a CDS encoding metal-dependent hydrolase family protein: MHRFVFTLLIFYHLLGFTFLHAQIRNADSQQIYVFKADRVFDGEQMHSGWWVMVKDNQIAAAGDSGSFSIPLQARVLVLKGMTLLPGLIEGHGHLFLHPYNETSWDDQVLKESFAERVARAVVHARATLLAGFTTERDLGTEGADDADVGLKQAIEKGIIPGPRMLCATRAIVATGAYGPKGFRPDWQVPQGAQEASGIDGIMQAVRDQIKQGADVIKIYEDYRWGPRGENEPTFTLDELKAAVEVAHSSGRIVAVHTVTAEGMRRAILAGVNTIEHGDFGTADVFRLMKQKGIALCPTIAADEAIASYQGWRKGIDPDPPRIAEKKRSFREALQAGVTICMGGDVGVFAHGDNAREMEAMVEYGMAPIDVLRSATSVNADVFHIADEVGRIRPGLLADLIAVEGDPSRRIQDIRNVKLVMKGGVCYLKPE, translated from the coding sequence ATGCACAGGTTTGTATTCACCTTACTGATTTTTTATCATCTGTTGGGTTTTACTTTTCTCCATGCCCAGATACGCAATGCGGATAGCCAGCAGATTTATGTATTCAAAGCAGATCGGGTATTTGATGGCGAACAGATGCACAGCGGATGGTGGGTCATGGTAAAAGACAATCAGATTGCAGCAGCCGGAGATTCAGGCAGCTTTTCCATCCCTCTGCAGGCCAGAGTCCTGGTTTTAAAGGGCATGACTTTGCTGCCCGGGCTTATCGAAGGTCATGGACATTTGTTTTTGCATCCCTACAACGAAACATCGTGGGATGATCAGGTGTTGAAAGAATCTTTTGCTGAGCGTGTGGCAAGAGCGGTGGTGCATGCCCGGGCTACACTGTTGGCCGGTTTCACCACAGAAAGAGACCTCGGCACGGAGGGTGCTGATGATGCCGATGTGGGGCTGAAGCAGGCCATTGAGAAAGGAATCATTCCGGGTCCGCGTATGCTGTGCGCAACAAGGGCTATTGTGGCTACAGGCGCATATGGCCCCAAAGGATTCAGGCCCGACTGGCAGGTGCCGCAGGGTGCCCAGGAAGCTTCGGGCATAGATGGTATCATGCAGGCGGTGCGCGACCAGATTAAGCAAGGGGCTGATGTAATTAAGATTTACGAAGATTACCGATGGGGTCCGAGGGGAGAAAATGAACCCACTTTTACGCTGGATGAACTAAAAGCAGCTGTGGAAGTGGCTCATAGCAGCGGACGCATCGTGGCTGTGCATACCGTTACCGCCGAGGGGATGAGAAGGGCCATTCTGGCTGGTGTAAATACCATTGAACACGGCGATTTCGGTACGGCCGATGTATTCAGGCTGATGAAACAAAAAGGCATTGCCCTATGTCCTACCATAGCGGCCGATGAAGCTATCGCATCTTACCAGGGATGGCGCAAAGGCATAGATCCGGATCCACCGCGTATTGCAGAAAAGAAACGCAGCTTCCGGGAAGCCTTGCAGGCAGGGGTAACCATCTGCATGGGTGGTGATGTAGGTGTATTTGCACATGGTGACAATGCCCGTGAAATGGAAGCTATGGTGGAATATGGTATGGCACCGATCGACGTTTTGCGAAGCGCTACCTCCGTGAATGCGGATGTATTTCATATTGCCGATGAAGTCGGTCGCATAAGGCCCGGCCTTCTGGCTGACCTGATTGCTGTGGAAGGTGATCCCTCTCGCCGGATTCAGGATATCCGCAACGTAAAGCTGGTGATGAAAGGTGGTGTGTGCTACCTGAAACCCGAATAG
- a CDS encoding SIMPL domain-containing protein, whose translation MLYRLFMWIALAGTCSLSAITVVHAQNKNFIDQPYLEVSGMADTSVTPDEIYLHIQISEADTKGKTSVEDQERKMVDALKSLGIDPEKNLFTSDLASNFQSYFLRGKQILKSKDYLLKVSTAVQATQVLIQLQNMGISNVSLDHVDYSKKEQVRNRMLAKAIEDAHAKAKSMVMPLHQNIGKAIHIVETSGGPIMPLQANAMKMSVRTYVQDQEAEPLPQIDFEKIKIQSSVNVVFALE comes from the coding sequence ATGTTATACAGATTATTTATGTGGATTGCACTGGCGGGAACCTGCAGCTTGTCTGCCATCACAGTGGTTCATGCTCAGAACAAAAATTTCATTGATCAACCTTATCTGGAAGTTTCGGGCATGGCTGATACTTCCGTTACGCCCGATGAAATTTATCTGCACATTCAGATCTCTGAAGCCGACACGAAGGGAAAAACATCGGTAGAAGATCAGGAACGGAAAATGGTGGATGCGCTGAAATCTCTGGGTATTGATCCGGAAAAAAATCTGTTTACCAGCGATCTAGCAAGTAACTTTCAATCTTATTTTCTCAGAGGCAAACAAATCTTAAAATCAAAGGATTATCTGCTGAAAGTCTCTACAGCCGTACAGGCCACACAGGTACTCATACAGCTGCAAAATATGGGCATTTCTAATGTTTCTTTGGATCATGTGGACTATTCGAAAAAGGAACAGGTTAGAAACCGGATGCTTGCCAAAGCCATAGAAGATGCACATGCCAAAGCAAAATCCATGGTAATGCCCCTGCATCAAAATATCGGTAAGGCTATTCATATCGTAGAAACTAGCGGAGGTCCCATCATGCCCTTGCAGGCCAATGCTATGAAAATGTCTGTAAGAACTTATGTACAGGATCAGGAAGCAGAACCACTCCCGCAAATTGATTTTGAAAAGATCAAAATTCAATCATCCGTGAATGTAGTATTTGCTTTGGAATAA
- a CDS encoding polysaccharide deacetylase family protein: MYWTRTPFWIKSMFPDWIWDVKEAQPAVYLTFDDGPHPEITPFVLEQLRKYHAHATFFCIGHRVVKYADVYQQIFIEEHSIGNHTYDHLDGWNVPAQKYTDNVMLAAVHINSHLFRPPYGHITPWLYRKLKKQLPNIQVVMWNVLSGDFDTSLSPQVCAEKVLFKTRPGSVIVFHDSEKARPRLEYALPRVLAYFEKKGWAMKALPYQKINL; encoded by the coding sequence ATGTACTGGACACGCACACCTTTCTGGATCAAATCCATGTTTCCCGACTGGATCTGGGATGTAAAGGAGGCTCAGCCTGCTGTGTATCTGACCTTTGATGACGGACCTCACCCGGAGATTACACCGTTTGTACTGGAACAGCTCCGGAAATATCATGCACATGCTACCTTTTTTTGTATTGGTCATCGGGTGGTGAAATATGCTGATGTATATCAACAAATATTCATTGAAGAACACAGCATAGGCAATCATACCTACGATCATCTGGATGGATGGAATGTGCCTGCACAGAAATATACAGACAATGTAATGCTGGCAGCTGTACATATCAACAGCCATCTGTTCCGCCCGCCATACGGACATATTACGCCCTGGCTGTATCGAAAATTAAAAAAACAATTGCCCAACATACAGGTTGTCATGTGGAATGTGTTAAGCGGTGATTTTGATACTTCCCTTTCACCACAGGTTTGTGCAGAGAAAGTATTGTTTAAAACACGACCCGGTTCTGTAATTGTATTTCATGATAGTGAAAAAGCACGACCACGTCTGGAATATGCGCTCCCGAGGGTATTGGCTTACTTCGAAAAAAAAGGATGGGCGATGAAAGCTTTGCCCTATCAAAAAATCAATTTGTAA
- a CDS encoding TatD family hydrolase — protein MEWIDTHTHLFLPEFDADRDEVIQRALQSGVTYMLLPNIDENSLQALYACATKYAGCCKAMMGLHPCSVNQEVKKQLQIIAKQFDEKKFIAVGEIGLDYYWDLSYRAEQLEAFRTQLQWAGEWHLPVSIHSRSSLDDCIQEIKNIQRGQLKGVFHCFTGTIEQAKQIIDMGFALGIGGVITFQKSTALRETISQIPPEHIVLETDAPYLSPVPFRGKRNESSRIPYIAQTLSSLYGFQQSEIARITTANALRIFPI, from the coding sequence ATGGAATGGATAGATACGCACACACATTTATTTCTTCCTGAATTTGATGCGGATCGGGATGAAGTGATTCAAAGAGCTCTACAGTCAGGCGTGACATATATGTTATTGCCCAACATTGATGAAAATAGCCTGCAGGCTTTGTATGCGTGTGCAACAAAGTATGCTGGTTGCTGCAAAGCCATGATGGGATTGCATCCCTGCTCAGTCAATCAGGAGGTAAAAAAACAATTGCAAATCATTGCAAAGCAATTCGATGAAAAAAAATTCATCGCCGTGGGTGAAATAGGACTCGATTATTACTGGGATCTTAGCTATCGTGCAGAACAGCTGGAAGCATTTCGTACACAGCTGCAATGGGCTGGTGAATGGCATTTACCGGTATCCATTCATAGTCGTTCTTCATTGGACGATTGCATTCAGGAAATAAAAAACATTCAACGCGGACAATTAAAGGGCGTATTTCATTGTTTCACCGGAACTATTGAGCAGGCTAAACAAATTATTGATATGGGATTTGCACTTGGCATAGGCGGCGTTATTACCTTTCAGAAAAGCACAGCCCTGCGGGAAACCATCAGCCAGATACCGCCGGAACATATCGTGCTGGAAACAGATGCACCTTATTTATCTCCCGTACCTTTTCGCGGTAAAAGAAATGAAAGCAGCCGGATTCCCTATATTGCCCAGACGCTTTCATCTCTGTATGGTTTCCAACAAAGTGAAATAGCACGCATTACCACAGCAAATGCCTTGCGGATTTTCCCGATATGA
- a CDS encoding cysteine desulfurase family protein: MANRKPIYLDYCATTPCDPAVVEAMLPFFTTYFGNASSASHRYGWEAAEAVQIAREQVAKLIHASPDEILFTSGATEALNLAIQGLFTHYHAKGNHLITCTTEHHAVLDTMQFLEQYRGAKVTRLPVNANGRLDLEELENAITNQTILICLMYANNETGVLHPVRTIAEIAHKHGIPFLTDATQAAGILPIDVERDGMDLMAISAHKMYGPKGAGALYVRKRFQGRRLQLVPLLHGGGQEKGMRSGTLNVPAIVGFGKAAELALQYREAAYIRLQKLRDQLEEALRIAGCKIHVHAEPRLPHVTHVYTPGIPSRILIPALAAELALSAGSACSSATGQPSHVLKAMGLSDEEAFSSLRISVGRFTTEEELQHSIHLIGNAIQRFRQAD, from the coding sequence ATGGCCAACCGCAAACCGATTTATCTGGATTATTGTGCTACCACACCTTGTGATCCTGCTGTAGTGGAAGCCATGCTGCCTTTTTTTACCACCTATTTTGGCAATGCTTCTTCGGCTAGTCACCGGTATGGCTGGGAAGCTGCCGAAGCTGTACAGATAGCCCGTGAACAGGTTGCGAAGCTTATTCATGCCTCACCCGATGAAATCTTGTTTACCAGCGGTGCGACAGAGGCCTTGAATCTGGCCATTCAAGGCTTGTTTACCCATTATCATGCAAAAGGCAATCATCTGATAACCTGCACCACCGAGCATCATGCCGTGCTGGATACGATGCAGTTTTTGGAACAATACCGGGGAGCTAAAGTCACCCGTCTGCCTGTAAATGCAAACGGAAGATTGGACCTGGAAGAACTTGAAAATGCCATAACCAATCAAACCATACTCATCTGCCTGATGTACGCCAACAATGAAACCGGCGTATTGCATCCGGTAAGAACCATTGCGGAAATAGCGCACAAGCACGGCATTCCTTTTCTTACGGATGCTACCCAGGCGGCAGGCATCCTGCCCATAGATGTGGAAAGAGATGGTATGGATCTGATGGCGATCAGCGCTCATAAGATGTATGGCCCCAAGGGGGCGGGAGCTTTATATGTGCGCAAACGTTTCCAGGGGCGACGGCTGCAGCTGGTGCCTTTGCTACACGGTGGTGGTCAAGAAAAGGGAATGCGATCCGGTACGCTGAATGTGCCTGCCATTGTGGGCTTTGGTAAGGCAGCCGAGCTGGCTTTGCAATACCGGGAAGCAGCATATATACGTCTGCAAAAACTGCGTGATCAGCTGGAAGAAGCGCTGCGTATCGCAGGATGTAAGATTCATGTGCATGCCGAGCCCCGGCTGCCACATGTAACCCACGTTTATACACCCGGCATACCCTCGCGCATCCTGATTCCCGCATTGGCTGCAGAATTGGCCTTATCCGCCGGCTCTGCCTGCAGCAGTGCCACAGGCCAGCCCAGCCATGTACTAAAAGCCATGGGTCTAAGCGACGAAGAAGCTTTCAGCAGCCTGCGCATCTCCGTAGGACGCTTTACCACGGAAGAAGAACTGCAACACAGCATCCACCTGATCGGCAATGCTATCCAACGTTTTCGTCAGGCCGACTGA
- a CDS encoding c-type cytochrome — MKKILWTGTTAVLLGLLAACGSNSSNQSAGTSSPVSNASSATTATSPSASTASSAGSAVEKGQELFQANCSACHRIHEKLIGPPLAGVTKIRSKQWLYNWIRNSQAVINSGDTAAINLYKEYNQVQMTPFPQLSNEDIDNILAYIDAQSGQQ, encoded by the coding sequence ATGAAAAAGATTTTGTGGACTGGTACTACTGCGGTGCTGCTGGGCCTGCTTGCAGCGTGCGGAAGCAATAGCAGCAACCAGTCGGCTGGCACATCAAGTCCTGTCAGCAATGCATCTTCTGCAACAACTGCCACATCTCCATCTGCTAGCACAGCTTCTTCAGCCGGCAGTGCAGTGGAAAAGGGGCAGGAATTGTTTCAGGCCAATTGTTCGGCCTGCCACCGCATCCATGAAAAGTTGATCGGACCACCTCTTGCCGGTGTTACCAAAATCCGCAGCAAGCAATGGCTTTACAACTGGATTCGCAATTCGCAGGCTGTGATCAACAGCGGCGATACGGCAGCCATCAACCTGTACAAGGAATATAACCAGGTGCAGATGACGCCTTTCCCCCAGCTTTCGAATGAAGACATTGACAATATCCTAGCCTATATTGATGCTCAATCGGGCCAGCAGTAA
- the gldF gene encoding gliding motility-associated ABC transporter permease subunit GldF: MRAILKKEISQFLSHLVGYISLIIFWVVCGLFLFIFPDTSLLNAGYATLDELFTLAPWFFLFFIPALTMRSFAEEYRSGTMELLFTKPLTHAQIILGKYLACVVLMIIALLPTLMYYATIRHFTDPGIPLDNGGIAGSYVGLLLLGSSFAAMGMWTSSLTSNTIVAFLLALFVGFLFYFGFDALSHLQAWQGTLDYYVQMIGIQFHYQSISRGVIDTRDVIYFLSVIFFFLYLTHLNLKYRFIQLNG; this comes from the coding sequence ATGCGGGCCATTCTGAAAAAAGAAATCAGCCAGTTTCTCAGCCATCTGGTGGGATACATTTCGCTGATCATCTTCTGGGTAGTATGTGGATTGTTTTTATTTATTTTCCCGGATACTAGCCTGCTTAATGCGGGCTACGCCACTCTCGATGAATTGTTTACGCTGGCTCCCTGGTTTTTTCTGTTCTTCATTCCCGCACTCACCATGCGCAGCTTCGCCGAAGAATATCGCAGCGGCACCATGGAACTGTTGTTTACCAAGCCGCTTACCCATGCACAGATTATACTGGGGAAATATCTGGCTTGTGTGGTACTGATGATTATCGCTCTGTTGCCAACCCTTATGTATTATGCTACCATCAGGCATTTTACCGATCCAGGCATTCCACTAGACAACGGCGGCATTGCAGGATCGTATGTGGGCTTACTGTTGCTGGGAAGCAGTTTTGCTGCCATGGGCATGTGGACATCCTCGCTTACGTCCAACACGATTGTGGCTTTTCTGCTGGCCCTGTTTGTAGGTTTCCTGTTTTATTTCGGCTTTGATGCACTGAGCCATTTGCAGGCATGGCAGGGCACGCTGGATTATTACGTGCAGATGATTGGCATTCAGTTCCATTACCAATCCATCAGCCGGGGTGTTATAGATACTCGTGATGTGATTTATTTTCTGAGTGTGATTTTCTTTTTCTTATACCTGACGCATCTGAATCTGAAATACAGATTCATTCAATTAAACGGATGA
- the gldG gene encoding gliding motility-associated ABC transporter substrate-binding protein GldG, whose amino-acid sequence MQKSTSSSVWKKYLGRAFGMLLILSGLNVASAYVHTRWDLTAEKRFTLSPATIRLLKHIHEPIRIQIYLSGKLPAGFRHLSESIRDLLNNFRNYAGSRIQFSFIDPASFPDSVRSKLYDSLTAKGITPYNLQVQLSAAEGYSEKLIFPGAVLKTGNKERTIDLLESKIADNALASLNNAEALLEYKFANAIYHLQQTNPPLIGYMLGNDEPLDPRVNDALTILAKNYLVDTIPLNSYPYIPQDFKAIVFIKPEKPFTTSEKLKIDQYLMHGGKILWFVDDLNASMDSLKDKTSFIAFDKNLHLEDLFFTYGVRINPDLIQDLQCDMIPLVVGHAGNQPQIQLVPWPYFPLLAPTDNSPIVKNMNPVLGHFVNSVDTVGTPDIRKTILLRSSAYSRIIGSPVKVSWNDVRIKPDPALFQHPFIPAAVLLEGRFRSMFMNRLDQQTLDSLNHVFPQPVADSSVPTAMIVVGDGDMAMNEISAREGPLPMGNNAYTHVQYANPQFFANCLEYLTDTSGIMQSRNKTFILRLMNSTHIEQQKNLWQALNFLVPIAFGILIGAAFQMFRKKSYFTGI is encoded by the coding sequence ATGCAAAAGTCAACTTCTTCATCTGTGTGGAAAAAATATCTGGGCCGTGCTTTCGGCATGTTATTGATTCTTTCCGGTTTGAATGTGGCATCAGCTTATGTCCATACCCGGTGGGATTTAACAGCTGAAAAACGATTTACACTTTCGCCTGCCACCATCCGTTTGCTAAAACATATCCATGAACCCATCCGGATTCAGATTTACCTGAGTGGCAAATTACCAGCCGGTTTCCGGCATCTGTCAGAAAGCATTCGGGATTTACTGAACAACTTCCGCAATTATGCCGGCTCGCGCATACAATTTAGCTTCATTGATCCCGCTTCGTTCCCGGATTCAGTCAGATCGAAATTATATGATTCACTAACAGCCAAAGGGATCACTCCTTACAACCTGCAAGTACAACTCAGTGCTGCTGAAGGTTATTCTGAAAAACTGATTTTTCCCGGCGCAGTACTCAAAACCGGAAACAAAGAACGAACCATTGATTTGCTTGAAAGCAAAATAGCGGATAATGCACTGGCTTCGCTGAATAATGCAGAAGCTTTGCTGGAATATAAATTTGCAAATGCTATTTATCACTTGCAGCAAACCAATCCTCCACTGATTGGTTATATGCTGGGCAACGATGAACCCCTCGATCCGCGCGTAAATGATGCATTGACAATTTTAGCCAAAAACTATCTGGTTGATACCATTCCATTGAATAGTTATCCTTACATTCCTCAGGATTTTAAAGCTATTGTATTTATCAAGCCTGAAAAACCTTTTACCACATCAGAAAAACTGAAGATTGATCAATATCTCATGCATGGTGGTAAAATCCTGTGGTTTGTGGATGATTTAAATGCATCCATGGATAGCCTGAAGGATAAAACCAGTTTCATTGCTTTTGATAAAAACCTGCACCTGGAGGATTTGTTTTTTACCTATGGTGTGCGTATCAATCCCGATCTGATCCAGGATCTGCAATGCGATATGATTCCGCTGGTAGTGGGCCATGCAGGCAATCAGCCTCAGATACAGCTGGTACCCTGGCCTTATTTTCCTTTGCTTGCGCCCACGGACAATAGCCCTATCGTAAAAAACATGAATCCTGTATTGGGACATTTTGTAAACAGTGTGGATACGGTAGGCACACCCGACATCCGCAAAACCATCCTGCTTCGTTCATCGGCTTACAGTCGCATCATAGGATCACCGGTAAAAGTATCGTGGAATGATGTGCGCATCAAGCCCGATCCGGCCTTGTTTCAGCATCCGTTCATACCTGCTGCCGTATTGCTGGAAGGACGTTTCCGCTCCATGTTTATGAACCGGCTTGATCAGCAAACGCTGGATAGCCTGAACCATGTGTTTCCCCAGCCGGTGGCCGACAGCAGTGTGCCAACAGCTATGATTGTGGTGGGCGACGGAGATATGGCTATGAATGAAATATCAGCCAGAGAAGGGCCTTTGCCCATGGGCAATAATGCCTACACACATGTGCAATATGCCAATCCACAATTTTTTGCCAATTGCCTGGAATACCTGACAGACACCAGTGGCATCATGCAAAGCCGGAACAAAACATTTATCCTGCGACTCATGAACTCAACCCACATCGAACAGCAAAAAAACCTCTGGCAGGCACTTAACTTCCTTGTACCAATTGCCTTTGGAATATTAATTGGAGCTGCATTTCAGATGTTTCGCAAAAAATCATATTTCACCGGCATCTGA